The following nucleotide sequence is from Melioribacteraceae bacterium.
ATACAATTATTAATCAAAAATATACACATTCAGAAGACGCTAAGTCCGTAGGCGTTAATCCGGTTTATTGTATTTATGTGGCAATCGGACAAAAGAGTTCTACTATAGCTCAAGTGGTATCGAAACTTGAACAAGAAGGTGCAATGGATTATACGACAATCATTTCGGCACCCGCTTCAGTTCCAGCTCCGCTGCAATATATCGCTCCTTATTCTGGCGCTACTTTAGGTGAATATTTTAGAGATAACGGTAAACATGCTTTGGTTATTTATGACGATTTATCAAAACAAGCGGTCGCTTATAGAGAACTTTCTTTGTTATTAAGAAGACCTCCCGGACGTGAAGCTTATCCTGGTGATGTATTCTATCTTCATTCAAGACTGCTCGAAAGAGCTTCAAAATTAAGTGATGAACTTGGTGGAGGAAGTTTAACAGCTCTTCCTATTATTGAAACTCAACAAGGTGACGTTTCTGCTTACATTCCAACAAACGTGATTTCTATTACTGATGGTCAAATTTATCTTGAACCAAACTTATTTAATGCCGGTGTAAGACCTGCTATTAACGTCGGTATCTCAGTATCACGTGTTGGTGGTAACGCTCAGATAAAAGCTATGAAAAAAGTTGCGGGTTCTCTAAAACTAGATCTAGCTCAATATCGTGAATTAGAAGCTTTCGCAAAATTTGGTTCTGATTTAGATAAAGCTACACAAAGAACATTAGCAAAAGGTGCTCGACTCGTTGAATTGTTGAAGCAAGGTCAATATCAACCGATTCCGGTTGAAAAACAAGTAGTAAGTGTTTTCGTAGGAACGAATAACTTCCTAGAAGATATTCCCGTTAAGGATGTGAAACGATATGAAAAAGAATTTCTTGAATATGTTGAACTAAAATATGCTGATGTATTGAAAGCCATCAGAGAAACAAAACAACTTAGTGATGAAATTGTA
It contains:
- the atpA gene encoding F0F1 ATP synthase subunit alpha, with product MAAVKPEEVSSVLRKQLLGFDSAVEIYDIGTVLQVGDGIARVYGLSEVMSSELVEFPNGVMGMVLNLEEDSVGCVLFGESDKIKEGDSVKRTKRVASFPVGEAMLGRVVNPLGEPVDGKGEVATEKFMPIERKALGVVARQPVVEPLQTGITAVDAMIPIGRGQRELIIGDRQTGKTAVALDTIINQKYTHSEDAKSVGVNPVYCIYVAIGQKSSTIAQVVSKLEQEGAMDYTTIISAPASVPAPLQYIAPYSGATLGEYFRDNGKHALVIYDDLSKQAVAYRELSLLLRRPPGREAYPGDVFYLHSRLLERASKLSDELGGGSLTALPIIETQQGDVSAYIPTNVISITDGQIYLEPNLFNAGVRPAINVGISVSRVGGNAQIKAMKKVAGSLKLDLAQYRELEAFAKFGSDLDKATQRTLAKGARLVELLKQGQYQPIPVEKQVVSVFVGTNNFLEDIPVKDVKRYEKEFLEYVELKYADVLKAIRETKQLSDEIVTKLKQAAQEFAGKFKKSE